The genomic DNA CGCGCAAGATTCGCGGCTTCACGCCATCGGCGATCGAGGCGCTCTACAACTACACCTGGCCCGGCAACGTACGCGAGCTGATCAACCGCGTGCGCCGCGCGATCGTGATGGCCGAGAACAAGCTGATCTCGGCCGACGACCTCGACCTCGCGGGCTTCGCCGGTCAGGAGAGCATGACGCTCACGCAGGCGCGCGAGGCCGCCGAGAAACGCGCGATCGAGGCTGCGCTGCTGCGCCATCGGCATCGGTTGAACGAGGCGGCAGTGGATCTGAACATTTCACGCGTGACGCTGTATCGGCTGATGGGCGCGCTTGGCTTGCGCGAACCGGGTGGCGCCGACGACAAGGGGGCTTTCGCGGCGGACGAGCCAGCGCGGCGGTGAGCGGCGGGCTGCGTCATCGCATCGGGTAGAATCGTTCGATTACCCTCCACTTTCCATTCGATGACGACGCTCACCCTGATCGTCGCTCGCGCCAGCAACGGCGTGATCGGCCGCGACAACCAGTTGCCCTGGCGACTACCCGAAGACCTCAAGTTCTTCAAGCGCACAACGATGGGCGCGCCCATCATCATGGGCCGCAAGACGCACGAATCGATCGGCCGGCCGCTGCCGGGACGCCGCAACATCGTCATCACGCGCGATGCCTCGCGGCGCTTTCAGGGCTGCGACACCGCGACCAATCTCGACGACGCGCTCGCGCTCGCCGCGCAAGACCAGGCGCCGCAGGCGTTTCTGATTGGCGGCGCGCAGCTGTACGACGAAGGGCTGCGCCACGCGGACAAGCTGATCGTCACGGAAATCGCCGCCGACTTCGCTGGCGATGCGACCTTCCCCGCGATCGACCGGCACGTGTGGGAAGAAATCGCGCGCGAAGCGCATCACTCAAACGCGCCGAACGACTTCGATTACGCGTTCGTCACGTATCAGCGCAAGGACGTCTGAAAGCTCGCGCGACGCATGCGATAAAAAACGCCACGCAACGTTTCGTTGCGTGGCGTTTTCGTTTGATACAGGGCGGCGTTACGGCAAGCCGCCCCGCTCACTGTCCCGCGATCGTCATCCGCTCGATCAGCACCGAGCCGGTCTGCTTGGTGCCGCGCGTGATCGTATCCGCGCCGATCGCGACGATATGGCGGAACATCTCCTGCAGCGTGCTCGCGACCGTGATTTCCTCGACCGGATACTGGATCTTGCCGTTCTCGACCCAGAAGCCCGACGCGCCGCGCGAGTAGTCGCCGGTCACGTAATTGACGCCCTGCCCCATCAGCTCGGTCAGCAGGAGACCCGTGCCGAGCTTCTTCAGCATCGCCTCGAAGTCGTCCTCGGGACGCGTGCTCGAACTGAGCAGCGACAGGTTGTGCGAGCCGCCCGCGTTGCCGGTGGTCTTCATGCCGAGCTTGCGCGCCGAGTAGGTGGACAGAAAGTAGCCCTCGACGACGCCGTCCTTGACGACCGAGCGCTGGCGCGTGCGCACGCCTTCCTCGTCGAACGGCGCGCTGCCCATCGCGCGCGCGACATGCGGATCTTCGACCACCTGCACGTGCGGTGCGAACACCGGTTTGCCGAGGCTGTCGACGAGAAACGAGGTCTTGCGATACAGCGCGCCGCCGCTCGTCGCCTGCACGAACGCGCCGAGCAGGCCCGCCGCGAGCGGCGCCTCGAACAGCACGGGGACCTTGCGCGTGTCGAGGCCGCGCGCGCCGATGCGCGCCAGCGCGCGCTGCGCCGCGTAACGGCCGACCGCTTCCGGATCGGCGAGTTCGTCGGCGCTGCGCGTCGATGTGTACCAGTCGTCGCGCTGCAT from Paraburkholderia sp. HP33-1 includes the following:
- a CDS encoding dihydrofolate reductase encodes the protein MTTLTLIVARASNGVIGRDNQLPWRLPEDLKFFKRTTMGAPIIMGRKTHESIGRPLPGRRNIVITRDASRRFQGCDTATNLDDALALAAQDQAPQAFLIGGAQLYDEGLRHADKLIVTEIAADFAGDATFPAIDRHVWEEIAREAHHSNAPNDFDYAFVTYQRKDV
- the pmbA gene encoding metalloprotease PmbA gives rise to the protein MAADMDVKQRFFPHTQDELKEIASDILRHAKALGGTDAATEISEGDGLSVSVRRGEVETIEHNRDKMVGVTVFIGNKRGNASTSDFSPQALKDTVAAAYNIARFTAEDDCAGLAEAELLETAPRDLDLYHPWNLSADEAVEIARRAEDAAFATDPQIKNSEGASVSAQHSQFVLATSRGFLAGYPYSRHYIACAPIAGSGRNMQRDDWYTSTRSADELADPEAVGRYAAQRALARIGARGLDTRKVPVLFEAPLAAGLLGAFVQATSGGALYRKTSFLVDSLGKPVFAPHVQVVEDPHVARAMGSAPFDEEGVRTRQRSVVKDGVVEGYFLSTYSARKLGMKTTGNAGGSHNLSLLSSSTRPEDDFEAMLKKLGTGLLLTELMGQGVNYVTGDYSRGASGFWVENGKIQYPVEEITVASTLQEMFRHIVAIGADTITRGTKQTGSVLIERMTIAGQ